TACCAAGGTCGCACCTGGTATGACGACCGTGGCCAGGCGCGCTGTCGCCGGTCGAACGGCACCACCGGCCTGCTGATCGGCGCCGCCGGCGGTGCGCTGGTCGGCCGGGCGATCGACACCCACGGCCATCGCGCCACCGGCACCATTCTCGGCGCCGCGGCGGGTGCGCTGCTCGGTCGCTCGATCGACCGCAACCGGTCGGGCAACCGCTATTATTGCCGCTAAATCGGCAGGGTGAGCACCGGCGTCCCCACGGGGCGCCGGTGCAAACCGTATCGCTGTATTGACTAGCTAAGACACCTTCCGTAGGCTGGGCGCCAACAGGGAGGTGACCATGTATTCGCAAATCGATCTCGATGAAGCGGTAGCGGCCGGTGCGATCAGCGCCGAGTCGGCCGATTCGCTCCGCCGCTTTCTCGACCAGTCGCGCCAGTCGACCGCGGTCGACGATGAGCAGTTCCGGCTGATCACTGGCTTCAACGACATCTTCGTCTCGATCGCCGCGGCGATCCTGCTGTTCGCGGTCGGTTTCATCGGCCAGAGCATCGGCGCCAACCTTGGCTTAGCCATCGACACGCACGGTCCCTCCCCGCTGGCGCCGGCGCTGGTCGCGATCGCCGCCTGGGGCCTCGCCACCTTCTTCACCGCCAGGCGCCGGATGGCGCTGCCCTCGATCCTGCTCCTCCTCGCCTTCGTCTTCGGGGTGACGGCGAGCGTCGGGGCGCTGCTCATCATGCTGTTCGGACATCCCGACCAAGAAGCGAACCAGCAGACGCTGGTCGCCGGCCTGATCGGCGCGGCCGCTGCGGGCTCCGGCGCGCTCGCTGCCTTCGCGCACTGGAAGCGGTTCCGAGTCCCGATCACCGTCGCGGCAGGCGCGCTCGCGGTCTCGGGCATCGTCGTCGCCTTGCTCGCCTCGGTGATCGGCGACACGCCGCAGACGATGAACCTCGTGCTGGGGACCATCCTGGTCCTGGGCGTCGGCGTATTCCTCTACGCCATGCGCTGGGACAGCTCCGACCCGACGCGAGTGACCCGCCGCTCGGACGTCGCCTTCTGGCTCCACCTGCTGGCGGCGCCGATGATCGTCCACCCGGTGTTCACCCTGCTCGGCCTCAACAATGGCGATGCGAGCATCGGCAGCGGGCTGACGGTGGTCGCCATCTACGTCCTGCTCGGGATCGCGGCGCTGGCGATCGATCGCCGCGCGTTGCTGGTGTCGGCGCTCGCCTACGTGCTGTTC
The Sphingomonas ginsengisoli An et al. 2013 genome window above contains:
- a CDS encoding glycine zipper 2TM domain-containing protein, encoding MRTMLMALSAASITLPAVMAAPAEARPHYYQDQSYNQNYYQGRTWYDDRGQARCRRSNGTTGLLIGAAGGALVGRAIDTHGHRATGTILGAAAGALLGRSIDRNRSGNRYYCR